Sequence from the Thermodesulfovibrionales bacterium genome:
GACAGAGGACTATGAGGACATGGCTTGAACCCTATGGACCTCACAACTGTGGCCCATCCTTTGCAGATCCACCACCTCCTCCTGTACTTGAAAGCACTGAATTTGATTTCAATAACATAGAAAGAATCCGGCAAGAATTAAACATAGAATTCACAAAAGAACAGGCTTTGACAAAACAGAAATTCTGTAATGTCTGCCATGCAGGATGTCTTGACTGCCATTACACACCTGGGAAAAATGGAAAGGTTCATTCATTCACAAAGAAACCTGATTCTTATTCCTGTGCCGGATGGGGAAGGGGTAATTCCATATGCCACCCTGGTGCCATGCAGTCCAGAAGAGGAGCGACATATATTGGAAATGATTACTCAATCCCTCGGGGCATGGAACCAGACATACACTTTAAGAAAAACATACACTGTACTGACTGTCACCAGACTGGTGAACTCGGAATGGGTGATATGGAGAGGAAGGCAGGCTGCCAGGACTGTCATGTGGAGATAGAGGAAGCTCATGAAAAATCTATTCATAAAAATCTTACATGCACAGCATGCCATGTAAGGCGTGCAGGTGGCTATCAGATAACAGTTTGGGGGAGGGGCATTGTTGGTGGAAGGGATAATCCCTTTAAAAAATACTCTCTTTATTATGGAATTCAGGAGCCCCTTATATTAATGAAGGACCAGAAGGGAAAGTGGTTTCCTGCAAAAATCTGGCCCCATGCAGTAGGAAATATAAAAATCGATGTCATACCATCAGGAATAAAATTCCGCTGGCCTGATGGAAGTACAAGAGATATGTATGCAATAATGGGAACCTTTGATGGCCTACCTCAGGCAAACAGGCATCTTCTCTGGCTAGAAATTCAGGAAGTGAGCCACCCCTTAGGAAAAGCCCGTAAATGTGATGACTGTCATAAGGAAAAACAGATCTCCCTTTCCAGCTGGGAGTTTCAGGACGACCAGGGTGCTGAGCCCTTCAGGGGTTCCTACAGGATATTTGCTGATAAAAATGGATTGATAATAGAAGAAATGAAAAATACGACGCCCATAAGACTACTTGAGGGATACAGGCTTGAGGACTTTGCCTCGTGGGTTTACCTGAAGGATAAATGGAAAATAGAAGGAGATTTTTCAATAAAGACAGATGAAAAAAAATATATAAAATATCTCAGGCTTGATAAAAAAATAAGAAAGACTCCTGTAGCTGAGCTCAGAGAAAGGCTAGGTATAAAGGAAAGACTGAGACCAAATATCATAAAGGCTATTGCCATACATAATCCTGATGGACTAAAATAATTCATGAAGAAACTTCAGAAATTCTACAAGCTTAAAGAGAGGGAAGGCTTTACCCTGATTGAGGTACTTGTTGTTATATTTATTCTGAGTATCCTTGCTGCAATTGTTGCACCAAAAATAATAGGAAGAACTGATGATGCGAGGATAGCAGAGGCAAAGCTCCAGATTAAAAACTTCGAGACAGCACTAAAGCTCTTTAAACTTGACAATGGCTTTTATCCCTCAACAGAACAGGGACTTGAGGCAT
This genomic interval carries:
- a CDS encoding cytochrome c3 family protein, with translation MGLGRISDLTNPKTLVLFFLQFFLIIAFLGYRYYMDSSETCIKCHGDREKMEELGYPGFYMTEEEVKKETGHKHATCRDCHLGNGRTMDPEKAHRGLLRPLFISHAGEVLERKKLYNKSESELNRLLPMGSDRLFELLPKKKDQEGNLYIRPEVRNLLWHDRDPVTFNFDPEIAEKTCSKSGCHVEELRQFRKTIMARNFRQRTMRTWLEPYGPHNCGPSFADPPPPPVLESTEFDFNNIERIRQELNIEFTKEQALTKQKFCNVCHAGCLDCHYTPGKNGKVHSFTKKPDSYSCAGWGRGNSICHPGAMQSRRGATYIGNDYSIPRGMEPDIHFKKNIHCTDCHQTGELGMGDMERKAGCQDCHVEIEEAHEKSIHKNLTCTACHVRRAGGYQITVWGRGIVGGRDNPFKKYSLYYGIQEPLILMKDQKGKWFPAKIWPHAVGNIKIDVIPSGIKFRWPDGSTRDMYAIMGTFDGLPQANRHLLWLEIQEVSHPLGKARKCDDCHKEKQISLSSWEFQDDQGAEPFRGSYRIFADKNGLIIEEMKNTTPIRLLEGYRLEDFASWVYLKDKWKIEGDFSIKTDEKKYIKYLRLDKKIRKTPVAELRERLGIKERLRPNIIKAIAIHNPDGLK
- the gspG gene encoding type II secretion system major pseudopilin GspG, which codes for MKKLQKFYKLKEREGFTLIEVLVVIFILSILAAIVAPKIIGRTDDARIAEAKLQIKNFETALKLFKLDNGFYPSTEQGLEALITKPTTGRIPPNYREGGYLEQKKIPLDPWGNPYIYLSPGIHGDYDIISYGADGKEGGEGKDADITNWNIQ